The following proteins are encoded in a genomic region of Pungitius pungitius chromosome 17, fPunPun2.1, whole genome shotgun sequence:
- the LOC119218809 gene encoding uncharacterized protein LOC119218809 isoform X1 has product MQKSLHHPLHHPCCSVILLLNTPCCSLHSNRTTATLLPGSYGEAAGTPRSSKMAFDDKDPTPALGTLSPGQLQSHLKMEPKTLGAIQIVIGALILCLSASVLQIHEVHFTGDVALFLIVVIQVTLSGSVLVHSGRKPTLFWVKFVLVLHLISAAFATAALGLMSKHLPYRQDSYHCEHCRRLELHAVQHCFRKCTGLIEQKCKLLIDGILGTLVIFLVLELLICITAMLFGLTVLAAGGTQAPSKRPVYPQTRPPPVPATQTPPAAAEASQVSVVVTGPDSEQMEDISTPPTEPQVEPIESVTTQP; this is encoded by the exons ATGCAGAAATCGCTGCATCATCCCCTGCATCATCCGTGCTGCAGTGTAATCTTGCTCCTGAACACACCCTGCTGCAGCCTGCACAGCAACCGGACCACAGCGACACTTTTACCGGGAAGCTACGGGGAGGCGGCTGGGACACCAAGGAG CAGCAAGATGGCTTTTGATGACAAAGATCCAACGCCTGCATTGGGGACCCTTTCCCCTGGccaactgcagtcccacctcAAGATGGAGCCAAAGACTCTAGGG gcAATCCAGATTGTTATTGGGGCTTTGATTCTCTGTCTGAGTGCCTCCGTGCTCCAGATCCATGAGGTCCACTTCACAGGAGATGTAGCCCTCTTCCTGATAGTTGTGATACAG GTGACCTTGTCTGGTTCAGTGTTGGTCCACAGTGGAAGGAAACCTACTCTGTTTTGG GTGAAATTCGTCCTGGTGCTACACCTCATCAGTGCTGCATTTGCCACAGCTGCTTTGGGTCTCATGTCCAAACATCTGCCCTACCGCCAGGACTCCTACCACTGTGAACACTGCCGCAGACTGGAGCTACATGCCGTG CAACATTGTTTCAGGAAATGCACCGGGCTGATCGAGCAAAAGTGTAAA CTGTTGATTGATGGGATCCTGGGGACGCTGGTGATTTTCCTGGTGCTGGAGTTGTTGATTTGCATCACAGCCATGCTGTTTGGACTCACTGTCCTAGCTGCTGGTGGAACCCAG gctCCCAGTAAGAGACCCGTCTACCCTCAGACGCGTCCTCCACCTGTTCCAGCTACGCAGACGCCTCCAGCTGCAGCCGAGGCCTCTCAG GTGTCTGTAGTTGTGACCGGACCAGATTCAGAGCAGATGGAGGACATCTCAACCCCACCCACTGAACCCCAGGTGGAGCCAATAGAATCGGTGACAACCCAGCCGTGA
- the LOC119218809 gene encoding uncharacterized protein LOC119218809 isoform X3 gives MQKSLHHPLHHPCCSVILLLNTPCCSLHSNRTTATLLPGSYGEAAGTPRSSKMAFDDKDPTPALGTLSPGQLQSHLKMEPKTLGAIQIVIGALILCLSASVLQIHEVHFTGDVALFLIVVIQVTLSGSVLVHSGRKPTLFWVKFVLVLHLISAAFATAALGLMSKHLPYRQDSYHCEHCRRLELHAVLLIDGILGTLVIFLVLELLICITAMLFGLTVLAAGGTQAPSKRPVYPQTRPPPVPATQTPPAAAEASQVSVVVTGPDSEQMEDISTPPTEPQVEPIESVTTQP, from the exons ATGCAGAAATCGCTGCATCATCCCCTGCATCATCCGTGCTGCAGTGTAATCTTGCTCCTGAACACACCCTGCTGCAGCCTGCACAGCAACCGGACCACAGCGACACTTTTACCGGGAAGCTACGGGGAGGCGGCTGGGACACCAAGGAG CAGCAAGATGGCTTTTGATGACAAAGATCCAACGCCTGCATTGGGGACCCTTTCCCCTGGccaactgcagtcccacctcAAGATGGAGCCAAAGACTCTAGGG gcAATCCAGATTGTTATTGGGGCTTTGATTCTCTGTCTGAGTGCCTCCGTGCTCCAGATCCATGAGGTCCACTTCACAGGAGATGTAGCCCTCTTCCTGATAGTTGTGATACAG GTGACCTTGTCTGGTTCAGTGTTGGTCCACAGTGGAAGGAAACCTACTCTGTTTTGG GTGAAATTCGTCCTGGTGCTACACCTCATCAGTGCTGCATTTGCCACAGCTGCTTTGGGTCTCATGTCCAAACATCTGCCCTACCGCCAGGACTCCTACCACTGTGAACACTGCCGCAGACTGGAGCTACATGCCGTG CTGTTGATTGATGGGATCCTGGGGACGCTGGTGATTTTCCTGGTGCTGGAGTTGTTGATTTGCATCACAGCCATGCTGTTTGGACTCACTGTCCTAGCTGCTGGTGGAACCCAG gctCCCAGTAAGAGACCCGTCTACCCTCAGACGCGTCCTCCACCTGTTCCAGCTACGCAGACGCCTCCAGCTGCAGCCGAGGCCTCTCAG GTGTCTGTAGTTGTGACCGGACCAGATTCAGAGCAGATGGAGGACATCTCAACCCCACCCACTGAACCCCAGGTGGAGCCAATAGAATCGGTGACAACCCAGCCGTGA
- the LOC119218809 gene encoding uncharacterized protein LOC119218809 isoform X2, producing MQKSLHHPLHHPCCSVILLLNTPCCSLHSNRTTATLLPGSYGEAAGTPRSKMAFDDKDPTPALGTLSPGQLQSHLKMEPKTLGAIQIVIGALILCLSASVLQIHEVHFTGDVALFLIVVIQVTLSGSVLVHSGRKPTLFWVKFVLVLHLISAAFATAALGLMSKHLPYRQDSYHCEHCRRLELHAVQHCFRKCTGLIEQKCKLLIDGILGTLVIFLVLELLICITAMLFGLTVLAAGGTQAPSKRPVYPQTRPPPVPATQTPPAAAEASQVSVVVTGPDSEQMEDISTPPTEPQVEPIESVTTQP from the exons ATGCAGAAATCGCTGCATCATCCCCTGCATCATCCGTGCTGCAGTGTAATCTTGCTCCTGAACACACCCTGCTGCAGCCTGCACAGCAACCGGACCACAGCGACACTTTTACCGGGAAGCTACGGGGAGGCGGCTGGGACACCAAGGAG CAAGATGGCTTTTGATGACAAAGATCCAACGCCTGCATTGGGGACCCTTTCCCCTGGccaactgcagtcccacctcAAGATGGAGCCAAAGACTCTAGGG gcAATCCAGATTGTTATTGGGGCTTTGATTCTCTGTCTGAGTGCCTCCGTGCTCCAGATCCATGAGGTCCACTTCACAGGAGATGTAGCCCTCTTCCTGATAGTTGTGATACAG GTGACCTTGTCTGGTTCAGTGTTGGTCCACAGTGGAAGGAAACCTACTCTGTTTTGG GTGAAATTCGTCCTGGTGCTACACCTCATCAGTGCTGCATTTGCCACAGCTGCTTTGGGTCTCATGTCCAAACATCTGCCCTACCGCCAGGACTCCTACCACTGTGAACACTGCCGCAGACTGGAGCTACATGCCGTG CAACATTGTTTCAGGAAATGCACCGGGCTGATCGAGCAAAAGTGTAAA CTGTTGATTGATGGGATCCTGGGGACGCTGGTGATTTTCCTGGTGCTGGAGTTGTTGATTTGCATCACAGCCATGCTGTTTGGACTCACTGTCCTAGCTGCTGGTGGAACCCAG gctCCCAGTAAGAGACCCGTCTACCCTCAGACGCGTCCTCCACCTGTTCCAGCTACGCAGACGCCTCCAGCTGCAGCCGAGGCCTCTCAG GTGTCTGTAGTTGTGACCGGACCAGATTCAGAGCAGATGGAGGACATCTCAACCCCACCCACTGAACCCCAGGTGGAGCCAATAGAATCGGTGACAACCCAGCCGTGA